The sequence ATGGGGCACATATCTTCCGGGTTCCATGGCGGACGAGTTGGAGCCGTTCGAGGAAAGCATCGCGCGCATGCGTGCATCGGCGGTGGAGCACGACCGCGATCCCGAGGCGCTGCTGTTGCCGGTGGGTGCCGAAGTGGTGATGTTGTGCGAGGACGCCGATCAGGTGCAGCGCTGCTATGACAGCGTGTACACCCGGATGTCGGTGATGAACTTGACGCCCACCGGGGCCGACTGGAAACGCTGGGGCGGTCGGCATCCGATCGGCGACGACTGGGCTTTGAGCGTCACGCACCGCTCGACGAAGTTCACCTTGGACGAGGTTCAGGACTATTGCGCCAAAGTGCGTCCCGAGGACATCGACCACATGATCTACATCGGCACGCCGGAGGAGGTGGCGGCCAAGTCGATCAAGTGGTATGGAGCGATGGGCGTGCAAGAACTCCCACAGATCCTGCACTGGGACAAGGCCACGTTCGTCTGTCCCGAGCTCGCCGAGATCGGCCCGAGCGGAAAGCCCCGCTGGCACGATCTACACCTTCGATACCTGGAGCGACTTCGCGAACTGCTGGCTTTGCGCACCTGACCGGGTATGGCTTGATCGCTGCCCCTTGGTTATTGACCTGACGATCGTGCCACCATAAAATGTAATCGCTTGATTACATTTTATCCCGGTGAGGCGAAGTACGGAGTACCGCATGGACCAGACAACGATGACGCGAGCCGAACTCGACAGTGTGCGCGCCCGCCAACTCCTGACCGCGTGGTCGGGCCCAGTTCTGGTCGTGCTGTTCTTCCTCGGGCTGGTCGCCTTCATGGACTTCGTTCCGCCGCCGTCGCCGACAAACAGCGGTCAGGCCATTGCCGCGATCTATCAGGACAACCTCCTCAGCATGCGGATCGGCATTGTGATCTGCAGCTTCTCGGTTGCCCTGCTCGCTCCGTGGGGGGCTTCGATCGCCGTGCGGACCCGGCGCACGGAATCGCGGTTTCCGTCCTTCACCTACACCCAGCTCGGCTGTATCGGCACCGGCTTGATGGTCGCGGTGTTGTGCTTCTTGATCTGGGCGGTCGCCGCGTTCCGGCCGGATGACCTGGCTCCCGAATCAACCCGGATGCTTCACGACATCGGTTGGTATCTCTTCCTTTTCGATGTCTCGCCATTCATGGTCTGGATGCTTGCCATCGGCTTTGCCGTCTTGATGAACCGCAGCGGCGAGCGGCTGTTCCCCCGGTGGGCCGGATACTTCTGCATCTGGATCGCACTATGCGAGTCACCGGCAGTGCTGATCCTGTTCTTCAAGACCGGACCGTTCGCCTACAACGGGGTCGTCGGATTCTGGCTTCCGACAGTGGCTTTCTTCGCCTGGGTGCTGGTGATGACGTGGCTGGTGATCACCGAGGTCAACAAGGATCATGCCGAGGCGGTGGCCAGGTTGGAGACCCGGCCGCCAGAGCTGGTCCACTGACCAGATTCTCAGCCCGGCAAGCCGTTTCGCCCACCGGTGTTCGACATGGACCGGAGCACGAAGGACACGATGCCCGCGACGATCTCATCGCGCTGGGGTCGCCGCGACTCTCCTTCGAAAAGCCATTGACCCAGCACCGCAAACGAAAACGGGATACCCAGCGCGATACGGTTGGACATCTTCACGTCGAAACCTGACCATCCGCGCTTCTCTGCTTCGGTGGTGATGACGACCTCGACCCGGCTCAGCAGCGCATCGATCCACTTCGAGACCGCGGCGGCGTCGCTAGGAAGTGCCGCTTCGTGGCTCGGTCTGATCAACGCCAGCACCAAGCTGTGATGTTCGCAGAAAAGGTCGTAGAGCCCGCCCAGCCACTCGGTGGCGGTCTGGTCGGGCGGGTGTGGTTCACGCTGATATGTGTCCCACCTGTCCAAGAACTCCTCGACGAACGCCTCCAACGGCCGTAGCACCGCCGCCTCGTACAGCCCCGCCTTGGAACCGAAATAGCGGAAGATCAGTGCCGAATTGACACCGGCGGCCGCCGCGATGCCTCTGGTCGATGAGCGGTCGAAGCCCTCAGCGGCAAAGGCCTCGCGGGCGGCATCCAATATCCGCTGTCGGGTTACCTCGGAACGCTTCTGCGGCGATCGAGATGGGCGTCCCTCACCCATGAGCGCCCCCCAGGTGAATAGTCATGCACAGCAACTTACTGGCACCGAACCGTGACCATCAGCCGGCGTTGGCGTCGTTTCGCGCCGCGTCCAACAATTCCCGCGCGTGCGCGCGTCCGCTGTCGGATTCCCCCAGCCCGGCCAGCATTCGGGCCAGTTCGGCGACCCGATCGTCGTCCTCGAGGCGACGCACCACGCTGGCCTTGGTGCGGCCGTTGCCGCTGTCGACCACGAGGTGGATGTCAGCGTAGGCGGCGACCTGGGGCAGGTGGGTGACGACGATGACCTGGTGCGTGCGCGCCAGCCTGGCCAGCCGACGGCCGATCTGCACCGCTGCGCGCCCGCCGACGCCCGCGTCGACCTCGTCGAAAACCATGGTGGTGCCCTCGGCGGAGGCCGCCAGAACCACTTCGAGCGCAAGCATCACCCGCGAGAGCTCACCGCCCGACGCGCTCTTGTGCAACGGGAGAAGATCGGTGCCGCGGTGCGCCGCGAACCCGAACTCGACGGCGTCGACGCCGTATTGGCCTGCGTGCACCGTCTGGCCCGACGGCAGGGTAACCGGCGCGGCGTCGTCAGCACGGGCCGGCAACGGCGACACCGAGACCGTGAACTGCGCTCCCGCCATGGCCAGACCCGACAGCTCGGCGGTGACGGCCTTGGACAACCCCTTGGCCGCCTTCGTTCGTGCCTTGGTGAGTTCGGTCGCCGCGGCGACGACCTTGGTCTGCAGCTGCGCGACGCGGCGTTCCAACTCGGCCAGCGCCTCCTCGGACACATCGAGCTGCACCAGGCGATCGCGTGACTCGCGGGCCCACTGCAGCACGCCGTCGATGTCGGCGGCGTACTTGCGGGTGAGGGTGCGCAGCTCTGCCTGCCGGGTCAGCTTATTCTC comes from Mycolicibacterium pulveris and encodes:
- a CDS encoding TetR/AcrR family transcriptional regulator yields the protein MGEGRPSRSPQKRSEVTRQRILDAAREAFAAEGFDRSSTRGIAAAAGVNSALIFRYFGSKAGLYEAAVLRPLEAFVEEFLDRWDTYQREPHPPDQTATEWLGGLYDLFCEHHSLVLALIRPSHEAALPSDAAAVSKWIDALLSRVEVVITTEAEKRGWSGFDVKMSNRIALGIPFSFAVLGQWLFEGESRRPQRDEIVAGIVSFVLRSMSNTGGRNGLPG